One Cryobacterium roopkundense genomic region harbors:
- a CDS encoding Sec-independent protein translocase subunit TatA: MLGNAFSGWHLVIILFIVLLLFGAPKLPGLARSLGQSMKIFKTEIKGDKGDDTADGNPKTDGPVDPAAKP; this comes from the coding sequence ATGCTCGGTAATGCATTCAGCGGATGGCACCTGGTGATCATCCTTTTCATCGTTCTGTTACTTTTTGGCGCACCGAAACTCCCCGGTCTCGCCCGCAGCCTCGGCCAGTCGATGAAGATCTTCAAGACCGAAATCAAGGGCGACAAGGGTGACGACACCGCCGACGGGAACCCCAAGACTGACGGTCCCGTCGATCCAGCGGCCAAGCCCTAG
- the tatC gene encoding twin-arginine translocase subunit TatC, which produces MSLGQHLIELRKRLFLAAAGILVGAVIGWFQADFVLDQLRAPITQIMLAQDRNAQINYPDMTSAFDLQLKIAFYVGLVISSPVWLYQIFAFLVPGLTRKEKAYTFGFFFSAIPLFLAGCAAGWFVLPNVVELLTSFAPAEDAALINAISYFDFVLKLVLAIGIAFVLPVFIVLLNFAGVISASSIIKSWRIAILVIVLFTAIATPAADVVSMFMLAIPMVVLYFAAWGITWLHDRRAAKRARSLEQELAL; this is translated from the coding sequence ATGTCGCTCGGTCAGCACCTGATCGAGCTGCGCAAGCGACTCTTCCTTGCCGCCGCCGGCATCCTCGTCGGTGCGGTCATCGGGTGGTTCCAGGCGGATTTCGTTCTGGACCAGCTCCGGGCACCGATCACCCAGATCATGCTGGCCCAAGACCGAAACGCGCAGATCAATTACCCCGACATGACCTCGGCGTTCGATCTGCAGCTCAAGATCGCCTTCTATGTCGGTCTCGTGATTTCGAGTCCCGTGTGGCTGTACCAGATTTTCGCCTTCCTCGTGCCCGGCCTGACCCGCAAGGAAAAGGCGTACACGTTTGGCTTCTTCTTTTCGGCCATCCCCCTGTTCCTTGCGGGATGCGCGGCGGGATGGTTCGTGCTCCCCAACGTGGTCGAACTGCTCACGAGTTTCGCACCGGCCGAAGACGCGGCGCTGATCAACGCGATCAGCTACTTCGACTTCGTGCTCAAACTGGTCCTGGCTATCGGCATCGCTTTCGTGCTGCCAGTGTTCATCGTTCTGCTGAATTTTGCTGGCGTGATCAGTGCGTCCTCCATCATCAAGTCATGGCGAATAGCCATTCTCGTCATCGTGCTGTTCACGGCCATCGCCACCCCGGCCGCCGACGTCGTATCGATGTTCATGCTCGCCATCCCCATGGTGGTCCTCTACTTCGCAGCCTGGGGAATCACCTGGCTGCATGATCGCCGTGCCGCCAAACGAGCTCGTTCCCTCGAACAGGAACTGGCGCTTTAG
- a CDS encoding DEAD/DEAH box helicase — protein MTHTKSPAERYSESRKRVSQPVLQAFRTAQRFDLDPFQIEACASIEAGNSVLVAAPTGAGKTIVAEFAIFLAMQDPTKKVFYTAPMKALSNQKFQEFVAEYGAEQVGLLTGDTNVNAQARIVVMTTEVLRNMLYADSGLLKNLAFVVMDEVHYLADRFRGAVWEEVIIHLPQSVRMVSLSATVSNAEEFGDWLQAVRGETDVIVSEERPVPLEQHVLVKNNMLDLFDAAGLVGTHKVNPELVRLSHAGTRAAGRGNTRSGDDRRSDYRGRTQQRPAFVPMRTDAGRMDRAEIVRMLEGKHLLPAIFFIFSRVGCDQAVRQVLRAGVRLTTEQERDEIRGIVDDRCRTLLDEDLGVLGYFDWLDGLERGVAAHHAGLLPAFKEVVEELFQRKLVKAVFATETLALGINMPARTVVLDKLEKFNGEARVPITPGEYTQLTGRAGRRGIDTLGHSVIQWQQGLDPQAVASLASKRTYPLNSSFKPTYNMAVNLIDQFGRDRTRAVLESSFAQFQADRSVVDLARTVRQQELSLAGFQQSMTCHLGDFADYTTIRRRLSEREREASKSDTSLRGERDRRQREIANLRKVMRAHACHHCPEREQHARWAERWWHLSQQTDAISRQISARTGAIARVFDRVTDVLLGYGYLSQNENGRVELSESGRILRRIYAERDLLVAESLRRGLWNDLDPASLAAMACALVFEPRREEGLLDARYLPRGAFRPAFDETTDLWSRIDDLERDNKLPGSKPLSVGLSLAMWKWARGASLGDVLLEAEMAAGDFVRWTKQTIDLLDQLSVVADGPVGRSARQAMDAVRRGIVAYSSVS, from the coding sequence GTGACCCACACCAAATCTCCTGCCGAGCGCTACTCGGAGTCCCGCAAACGCGTTTCCCAGCCGGTCCTGCAGGCATTTCGCACGGCGCAGCGTTTCGACCTCGATCCATTCCAGATCGAGGCGTGCGCGTCGATTGAGGCCGGAAACAGTGTGCTGGTGGCGGCCCCCACCGGAGCAGGCAAGACCATCGTCGCCGAATTCGCGATCTTCCTCGCGATGCAGGACCCCACCAAGAAGGTCTTCTACACGGCGCCGATGAAGGCGCTCAGTAATCAGAAATTCCAGGAGTTTGTCGCCGAGTATGGTGCGGAGCAGGTGGGCCTTCTCACCGGTGACACGAACGTGAACGCCCAGGCTCGCATCGTGGTGATGACCACTGAGGTCCTGCGGAACATGCTCTACGCCGACTCGGGTCTGCTCAAGAACCTCGCTTTTGTCGTGATGGACGAGGTGCACTACCTGGCCGATCGCTTCCGCGGTGCTGTGTGGGAAGAGGTCATCATCCACCTGCCCCAGTCCGTTCGCATGGTGTCCCTGAGTGCCACCGTGTCGAACGCCGAGGAATTCGGGGATTGGCTGCAGGCCGTCCGTGGAGAGACCGATGTCATCGTCTCGGAGGAGCGCCCCGTCCCCCTCGAGCAGCATGTGCTGGTCAAGAACAACATGCTTGACCTTTTCGATGCCGCCGGTCTCGTGGGAACGCACAAGGTCAACCCTGAGCTCGTGCGCCTCTCGCACGCCGGGACACGAGCTGCCGGGCGTGGCAACACCCGAAGCGGCGATGATCGGCGGTCGGACTACCGCGGTCGCACCCAGCAACGGCCGGCATTCGTGCCGATGCGGACCGACGCGGGGCGCATGGACCGCGCTGAAATCGTGCGGATGCTTGAGGGCAAGCATCTGCTACCGGCGATCTTCTTCATTTTCAGCCGAGTCGGCTGCGATCAGGCGGTGCGCCAGGTCCTCCGCGCCGGAGTGCGCCTCACCACGGAACAGGAACGTGACGAGATCCGCGGTATCGTGGACGACCGCTGCCGCACCCTGCTGGACGAAGACCTCGGCGTGCTGGGGTATTTCGACTGGCTCGACGGACTCGAGCGCGGCGTCGCCGCGCATCACGCCGGCCTCCTTCCCGCCTTTAAAGAGGTCGTCGAGGAGCTCTTCCAGAGGAAGCTCGTCAAAGCCGTCTTCGCCACCGAGACGCTCGCGCTCGGCATCAACATGCCCGCCCGCACCGTTGTGCTCGACAAACTAGAGAAATTCAACGGCGAGGCGCGAGTTCCGATCACCCCGGGGGAGTACACCCAGCTCACCGGGCGCGCCGGGCGCCGCGGCATCGACACCCTCGGTCACTCCGTCATCCAGTGGCAGCAGGGCCTCGACCCGCAGGCGGTGGCCTCGCTCGCCTCCAAGCGCACCTACCCACTCAACTCGAGCTTCAAACCCACCTACAACATGGCCGTCAACCTCATCGATCAGTTCGGTCGGGATCGCACGCGCGCGGTGCTCGAGTCGTCTTTCGCCCAGTTTCAGGCGGATCGGTCTGTCGTCGACCTGGCGCGGACAGTGCGTCAGCAGGAGCTGTCCCTGGCCGGCTTCCAGCAATCCATGACCTGCCATCTCGGAGACTTTGCCGATTACACCACCATTCGCCGTCGGCTATCGGAACGAGAACGCGAGGCGTCCAAGAGCGATACGTCGCTTCGAGGAGAACGCGACAGGCGTCAGCGCGAGATCGCGAACCTGCGCAAGGTGATGCGCGCCCACGCCTGCCACCACTGTCCCGAGCGGGAACAGCACGCCCGGTGGGCAGAGCGCTGGTGGCATCTCTCACAGCAAACGGATGCCATCAGTCGCCAGATCAGCGCCCGCACCGGAGCCATCGCCCGAGTCTTTGACCGCGTGACAGACGTGCTGCTCGGCTACGGGTACCTCTCCCAGAACGAGAACGGACGCGTGGAGCTGAGCGAGAGCGGGCGGATCCTGCGCCGCATCTACGCCGAGCGGGACCTGCTCGTTGCCGAGTCCCTGCGTCGCGGACTCTGGAACGATCTCGACCCCGCGAGCCTCGCGGCCATGGCCTGCGCTCTCGTCTTCGAGCCGCGCCGCGAAGAGGGACTGCTTGACGCGCGATACCTTCCCCGCGGGGCCTTCCGACCGGCATTCGATGAGACGACAGACCTCTGGAGCCGCATCGACGACCTAGAGCGCGACAACAAGCTGCCCGGCAGTAAGCCGCTATCAGTGGGGCTGAGCCTCGCGATGTGGAAGTGGGCGCGCGGGGCCAGCCTCGGCGACGTGCTGCTCGAGGCCGAGATGGCCGCCGGCGACTTCGTGCGTTGGACCAAGCAAACCATCGACCTGCTCGACCAGCTCTCTGTCGTGGCCGACGGCCCGGTGGGCCGCAGCGCTCGCCAGGCCATGGACGCGGTTCGTCGCGGCATCGTGGCCTACTCCTCGGTGTCCTGA
- a CDS encoding WYL domain-containing protein has protein sequence MSAREPRLAADKLTFLLALVPYLIDHDNVAVDDVAGRFGVSAEHVRSAVRLIAVSGIPGETSQYLHGDLFDIHWDEFEDNDRIVLTHQVAIDDSPRFSAREAAALIAGLQYLSALPENADRDAIASLMAKLTRGASATPSQLRVSSRESPTTIGVIQAAVQANVQLEFAYLNSRGDQVSRRVDPLRVESVDRDWYLRGWCHLRGAVRTFRLDRISDLTVTAEPAGSRDSDTQLAEALFVPSLDDLEIVLELPEAALALITDYRPENIHSAHIHSAQHPQSTASLGRVRATLRVAHHHALKRLVTGLAGVVTVVEPPEARRIVAEWAAAGAAPYEED, from the coding sequence GTGAGCGCCCGCGAACCGCGATTGGCCGCGGACAAGCTGACGTTTCTGCTCGCACTCGTGCCCTACCTGATCGACCACGACAATGTCGCCGTTGATGACGTGGCGGGCAGATTCGGGGTGTCGGCCGAGCACGTGCGATCGGCCGTTCGGCTGATCGCCGTATCGGGTATCCCCGGCGAGACGAGCCAATACCTGCACGGCGACCTATTCGACATCCACTGGGATGAATTCGAAGACAACGACCGCATCGTGCTTACGCACCAGGTGGCCATCGACGACTCGCCGAGGTTTTCGGCGCGTGAGGCGGCCGCGCTGATCGCGGGGTTGCAATATCTGTCCGCGCTGCCGGAGAACGCCGATCGCGACGCCATAGCCTCCCTGATGGCGAAGCTCACCAGGGGAGCATCCGCGACCCCGAGCCAGCTGCGAGTGTCGAGCCGGGAGTCCCCGACAACGATCGGGGTCATCCAGGCCGCCGTGCAGGCGAACGTGCAGCTTGAATTCGCCTATCTGAACTCCCGCGGCGACCAGGTGAGTCGCCGTGTCGACCCCCTGCGCGTCGAGTCCGTGGATCGGGACTGGTATCTGCGTGGCTGGTGCCACCTGCGTGGGGCTGTTCGCACCTTCCGGCTGGACCGCATCAGCGACCTCACGGTGACGGCCGAACCTGCCGGGTCCCGAGACAGCGACACACAGCTCGCTGAGGCGCTTTTCGTGCCGTCCCTCGACGACCTGGAGATCGTGCTCGAACTCCCCGAAGCTGCCCTCGCCCTGATTACCGACTACCGCCCGGAGAACATTCACAGCGCGCACATTCACAGCGCGCAGCACCCGCAGAGCACGGCATCCCTCGGCCGCGTTCGGGCGACCCTGCGCGTGGCCCACCACCACGCGCTCAAGCGATTGGTCACCGGGCTCGCCGGCGTCGTGACCGTGGTGGAGCCGCCAGAGGCGCGACGCATCGTGGCGGAGTGGGCGGCCGCCGGTGCCGCACCGTACGAGGAGGACTGA